A window from Longimicrobium sp. encodes these proteins:
- a CDS encoding TonB-dependent receptor domain-containing protein, protein MRPGGAPGQQQGGVLLGTVTDPAGKPLGSAQVAVWSAADSTLVTGAVTRGNGAFRVDGLRPGSYFVKVSSLGFATATSAVVAVSPQAREANLGTIRMNEGALLLEGVTVSAERQTTGMAADRNTYRAADLPTAGGSAVDVLRNIPAVEVDQEGRVSLRGNQNVAVQVNGRPTPMRGDQLAAFLQQLPANVVENVEVIPNPSAKYEPEGMAGIVNIVLKQNADLGLSYGLQAGVGTGGRFNGSGNVGYQAGALTLFGNYGLRRDERQNRGFNTISAYADSISRQLDYITDQRNGGEFNMQSHLFNGSADLRLGARDVLSSSVLLSRGAFDADADNRYVRRSASGGIVQETRGVTDNENSDFTADGSLSFKHTVQPQQNELSAELRFNRSQNEMSSVTDETLLNGAAAINPRSGQENEAVTRNLTLQADYTRPLAGFKLETGYKGTLRMLDNEQSMLRSSDDGGWYTLGTSAFDYDENVNAGYAVLSRGFGSVQTQAGLRGEYTSRDFSLGTGESYPKDYWSWFPSGLVALNLDEQRQVRLSYSRRIQRPDTRMLNPFSFNEDPRNRFTGNPDLEPEYTHALEMGYQHSFGTGSVQVTPFFRRTENAIRRIREVRGDTLLVSFRNLDTNDSYGLDLNTSVRRGKVNGFASFSAFRTVTDAGSLGEELSSDAIGWSARMSGTYQVTPRLDVQGMLFYRAPMDVEQGRMGSMVMSSFSVRQKLMGERASLSLRVQDPLNRMGFSMSTHAPLYDQFSERRFGGRAAYLTFSYNYGQTPRLRQKPQQEQEMQQPPSVVGP, encoded by the coding sequence ATGCGGCCCGGAGGCGCCCCCGGCCAGCAGCAGGGCGGCGTGCTCCTGGGCACGGTCACCGACCCGGCCGGCAAGCCGCTGGGCTCGGCGCAGGTGGCCGTGTGGAGCGCGGCGGACAGCACCCTGGTGACCGGCGCCGTCACCCGCGGCAACGGGGCCTTTCGCGTGGATGGGCTACGGCCGGGTTCGTACTTCGTGAAGGTGAGCTCGCTGGGCTTCGCCACCGCGACCAGCGCCGTCGTGGCCGTGTCGCCGCAGGCCCGCGAGGCCAACCTGGGCACCATCCGCATGAACGAGGGCGCGCTGCTGCTGGAAGGCGTCACCGTTTCGGCCGAGCGGCAGACCACGGGCATGGCCGCCGACCGCAACACCTACCGCGCGGCGGATCTGCCCACGGCGGGCGGCAGCGCGGTGGACGTGCTCCGCAACATTCCCGCGGTAGAGGTGGACCAGGAGGGCCGCGTGAGCCTGCGCGGCAACCAGAACGTGGCCGTGCAGGTGAACGGCCGCCCCACCCCCATGCGCGGCGACCAGCTCGCGGCCTTCCTGCAGCAGCTGCCCGCCAACGTGGTGGAGAACGTGGAGGTGATCCCCAATCCCTCGGCCAAGTACGAGCCCGAGGGGATGGCGGGGATCGTGAACATCGTGCTCAAGCAGAACGCCGACCTGGGGCTCAGCTACGGCCTGCAGGCGGGCGTGGGCACCGGCGGCCGCTTCAACGGCTCGGGCAACGTGGGATACCAGGCCGGCGCGCTGACACTGTTCGGCAACTACGGCCTGCGCCGCGACGAGCGCCAGAACCGCGGCTTCAACACCATCTCCGCGTACGCCGATTCCATCAGCCGCCAGCTGGACTACATCACCGACCAGCGGAACGGCGGCGAGTTCAACATGCAGTCGCACCTGTTCAACGGCAGCGCCGACCTGCGCCTGGGCGCGCGTGACGTGCTGTCGTCCAGCGTGCTCCTGAGCCGCGGCGCCTTCGACGCCGACGCCGACAACCGGTACGTCCGCCGCAGCGCGTCGGGAGGGATCGTCCAGGAAACGCGCGGGGTGACGGACAACGAGAACAGCGACTTCACGGCGGACGGCTCGCTCTCGTTCAAGCACACGGTGCAGCCTCAGCAGAACGAGCTCAGCGCCGAGCTGCGCTTCAACCGCTCGCAGAACGAGATGTCGAGCGTCACGGACGAGACGCTGCTGAACGGGGCCGCCGCCATCAACCCGCGCAGCGGCCAGGAGAACGAGGCCGTCACCCGCAACCTGACGCTGCAGGCCGACTACACGCGTCCGCTGGCGGGCTTCAAGCTGGAAACGGGCTACAAGGGCACGCTGCGGATGCTCGACAACGAGCAGTCGATGCTGCGCTCGTCCGACGACGGCGGGTGGTACACCCTAGGCACCAGCGCCTTCGACTACGACGAGAACGTGAACGCGGGCTACGCCGTGCTCAGCCGCGGCTTCGGGAGCGTGCAGACGCAGGCGGGGCTGCGCGGCGAGTACACCAGCCGCGACTTCAGCCTGGGCACGGGCGAAAGCTATCCCAAGGACTACTGGAGCTGGTTTCCCAGCGGCCTGGTGGCGCTGAACCTGGACGAGCAGCGGCAGGTGCGCCTCAGCTACTCGCGGCGCATCCAGCGCCCCGACACGCGCATGCTGAACCCGTTCTCGTTCAACGAAGACCCGCGCAACCGCTTTACCGGCAACCCCGACCTGGAGCCGGAGTACACGCACGCGCTGGAGATGGGCTACCAGCACTCGTTCGGCACCGGCTCGGTGCAGGTGACGCCGTTCTTCCGCCGCACCGAGAACGCCATCCGCCGCATCCGCGAGGTGCGCGGCGACACGCTGCTGGTGAGCTTCCGGAACCTGGATACCAACGACTCGTACGGGCTGGACCTGAACACCTCGGTGCGCCGCGGCAAGGTGAACGGCTTCGCCAGCTTCAGCGCCTTCCGCACGGTGACGGACGCGGGCAGCCTGGGCGAGGAGCTTTCCAGCGACGCCATCGGCTGGTCGGCGCGCATGAGCGGCACCTACCAGGTCACGCCGCGGCTGGACGTGCAGGGAATGCTGTTCTACCGCGCGCCGATGGACGTGGAGCAGGGGCGGATGGGGAGCATGGTGATGTCGAGCTTCTCCGTGCGCCAGAAGCTGATGGGCGAGCGCGCCAGCCTGTCGCTGCGCGTGCAGGACCCGCTCAACCGGATGGGCTTCTCGATGAGCACCCACGCGCCGCTGTACGACCAGTTCAGCGAGCGCCGCTTCGGCGGGCGCGCCGCGTACCTGACGTTCAGCTACAACTACGGCCAGACGCCGCGCCTGCGGCAGAAGCCGCAGCAGGAGCAGGAGATGCAGCAGCCGCCCAGCGTGGTCGGGCCCTGA
- a CDS encoding APC family permease translates to MSTMETTVPPARRAPEDAGLRQGLSLLDAVMLVAGSMIGSGIFIVSADIARNMGSAGGLIAVWVASGLMTLAAALSYGELAAAMPHAGGQYVFLREGLGRMPGFLYGWTLFMVIQTGTIAAVAVAFSKFLGVFFPAVSPDVFAGIKGIQMPGGAIDLGLSNQRLVGIVIIALLTWVNLRGLREAKWIQTSFTIAKTGALAALILLGITLGRNAGAIAENFGNFWQGSPGGTPVSVMGIAIPLIVTAFGSAMVGSLFSSDAWNNVTFAAAEVRQPERNLPLALALGTGLVTVLYVLANLAYLSVLSLNEIKTAPQERVGTLALEHMFGPVGQYLMAGAILVSTFGCINGLILAGARVYFAMARDGLFFARAGDLNRNGVPAWALVAQGVWTALLTLTGTYGQLLDYVIFAALLFYVLTMFALFSLRRKQPDLPRPYKAFGYPVVPALYAFSAFAVAAILLVAKPVYSFSGLILVLLGIPVYYIWERRTRSV, encoded by the coding sequence ATGAGCACGATGGAAACGACGGTGCCCCCGGCCAGGCGGGCGCCCGAAGACGCGGGGCTGCGCCAGGGGCTTTCGCTGCTGGACGCCGTGATGCTGGTGGCGGGCTCCATGATCGGCTCGGGCATCTTCATCGTGTCGGCCGACATCGCCCGCAACATGGGCTCGGCCGGCGGGCTGATCGCGGTGTGGGTCGCGTCGGGGCTGATGACGCTGGCCGCGGCGCTGAGCTACGGCGAGCTGGCGGCGGCCATGCCCCACGCGGGCGGGCAGTACGTGTTCCTGCGCGAGGGCCTGGGGCGCATGCCCGGGTTCCTGTACGGATGGACGCTGTTCATGGTCATCCAGACGGGGACGATCGCCGCCGTGGCGGTGGCCTTCAGCAAGTTCCTGGGCGTCTTCTTTCCCGCGGTGTCTCCCGACGTTTTCGCGGGCATCAAGGGAATCCAGATGCCGGGCGGCGCCATCGACCTGGGGCTCAGCAACCAGCGGCTGGTGGGGATCGTGATCATCGCGCTGCTCACCTGGGTGAACCTGCGGGGGCTCCGCGAGGCCAAGTGGATCCAGACCTCGTTCACCATCGCCAAGACCGGCGCGCTGGCCGCGCTGATCCTGCTGGGCATCACCCTGGGCCGCAACGCCGGCGCCATCGCCGAGAACTTCGGCAACTTCTGGCAGGGCTCCCCCGGGGGCACGCCGGTGTCGGTGATGGGCATCGCCATCCCCCTGATCGTGACGGCGTTCGGCAGCGCCATGGTGGGGTCGCTCTTCTCGTCGGACGCGTGGAACAACGTGACCTTCGCGGCGGCCGAGGTGCGGCAGCCGGAGCGCAACCTGCCGCTGGCGCTGGCGCTGGGGACGGGGCTGGTGACGGTGCTGTACGTGCTGGCCAACCTGGCGTACCTGTCGGTGCTGTCGCTGAACGAGATCAAGACCGCGCCGCAGGAGCGGGTGGGCACCCTGGCGCTGGAGCACATGTTCGGCCCGGTGGGGCAGTACCTGATGGCGGGCGCCATCCTGGTGAGCACCTTCGGCTGCATCAACGGGCTGATCCTGGCCGGGGCGCGCGTGTACTTCGCCATGGCGCGCGACGGGCTGTTCTTTGCCCGCGCGGGCGACCTGAACCGCAACGGCGTTCCCGCGTGGGCGCTGGTGGCGCAGGGGGTGTGGACGGCGCTGCTGACGCTGACGGGCACCTACGGGCAGCTGCTGGACTACGTGATCTTCGCGGCGCTGCTCTTTTACGTGCTGACGATGTTCGCCCTGTTTTCGTTGCGGCGGAAGCAGCCGGACCTGCCGCGGCCGTACAAGGCCTTCGGCTACCCCGTGGTACCGGCGCTGTACGCGTTCTCTGCGTTTGCCGTTGCGGCCATCCTGCTGGTGGCCAAGCCCGTGTACTCCTTCTCCGGGCTGATCCTGGTGCTGCTGGGCATTCCCGTCTACTACATCTGGGAGCGCCGCACGCGTTCGGTGTGA
- a CDS encoding sodium-translocating pyrophosphatase, whose amino-acid sequence MQPIAYAIPAFGLLALLYTFWRSAWVTRQDAGNERMSTIAGHIADGARAFLFAEYRVLVIFAVLASLFLGYLGLTDERSHPLIIGAFLVGALFSALAGWIGMTIATKANVRTAQAARTSLSRALDVSFAGGSVMGMGVAGLAVLGLGGLFILFYGMFVDGASANGPEMERALEVLTGFSLGAESIALFARVGGGIYTKAADVGADLVGKVEAGIPEDDPRNPATIADNVGDNVGDVAGMGADLFGSYVATILATMVLGREVIATGDEFGGMSPILLPMVIAGLGILFSLAGILMVRVKENGSVQGALNLGNWASIALTGVGSFFVIRWMLPASMQMERANSEAFTPMGVFGAVAVGLLVGALMSVITEYYTAMGRRPVQSIVNQSSTGHATNVIGGLAVGMESTTLPILVLAGGIIASYEFAGLYGVAIAAAGMMATTAMQLAIDAFGPIADNAGGIAEMSELPKEVRERTDILDAVGNTTAATGKGFAIASAALTSLALFAAFMGISGIDVIDISNARVLAGLFVGAMIPFIFSSLAIAAVGRAAMAMVQEVRRQFREIPGIMEGTGQPEYGRCVAISTQAAIREMIVPGAIALIVPVIVGFTMGPEVLGGLLAGVTVSGVLMAMFQSNAGGAWDNAKKSFEKGATIDGKVYYKGSNEHKAAVTGDTVGDPFKDTSGPSMNILIKLMSIVSLVIAPHIAVSAPAGLEGEAQVRAPVEAPAVAAAVQAPVTQAR is encoded by the coding sequence ATGCAACCGATCGCTTACGCCATCCCCGCCTTCGGGCTGCTGGCCCTGCTGTACACCTTCTGGCGCTCCGCCTGGGTTACGCGGCAGGATGCGGGCAACGAGCGCATGAGCACCATCGCCGGCCACATCGCCGACGGTGCGCGCGCATTCCTGTTCGCGGAGTACCGCGTGCTGGTGATCTTCGCGGTGCTCGCGTCCCTGTTCCTGGGCTACCTGGGCCTCACCGACGAGCGCTCGCACCCGCTGATCATCGGCGCCTTCCTGGTGGGCGCCCTGTTCTCGGCGCTGGCCGGCTGGATCGGCATGACCATCGCCACCAAGGCCAACGTGCGGACGGCCCAGGCGGCGCGCACCAGCCTGTCCAGGGCCCTCGACGTGTCGTTCGCCGGCGGGTCGGTGATGGGCATGGGCGTGGCCGGCCTGGCGGTGCTGGGGCTGGGCGGCCTGTTCATCCTGTTCTACGGGATGTTCGTGGATGGCGCCTCGGCCAACGGGCCCGAGATGGAGCGCGCGCTCGAGGTGCTCACCGGCTTTTCGCTGGGCGCCGAGAGCATCGCGCTGTTCGCCCGCGTGGGCGGCGGCATCTACACCAAGGCGGCCGACGTGGGCGCCGACCTGGTGGGCAAGGTAGAGGCGGGGATTCCCGAGGACGACCCGCGCAACCCGGCCACCATCGCCGACAACGTGGGCGACAACGTGGGCGACGTGGCGGGCATGGGCGCCGACCTGTTCGGCAGCTACGTGGCCACCATCCTGGCCACCATGGTGCTGGGCCGCGAGGTGATCGCCACCGGCGACGAGTTCGGGGGAATGAGCCCCATCCTGCTGCCGATGGTCATCGCCGGGCTGGGCATCCTCTTCTCGCTCGCCGGCATCCTCATGGTGCGGGTCAAGGAGAACGGCAGCGTGCAGGGCGCGCTGAACCTGGGCAACTGGGCCTCCATCGCGCTCACCGGCGTGGGCTCGTTCTTCGTGATCCGGTGGATGCTTCCCGCGTCCATGCAGATGGAGCGCGCCAACTCCGAGGCGTTCACCCCCATGGGCGTGTTCGGCGCGGTGGCGGTGGGGCTGCTGGTGGGCGCGCTGATGAGCGTGATCACCGAGTACTACACGGCCATGGGCCGCCGCCCGGTGCAGTCCATCGTCAACCAGTCGTCCACCGGCCACGCCACCAACGTGATCGGCGGCCTGGCGGTGGGGATGGAGTCGACGACGCTTCCCATCCTCGTCCTGGCGGGCGGCATCATCGCCAGCTACGAGTTCGCGGGGCTGTACGGCGTGGCCATCGCCGCGGCGGGGATGATGGCGACGACGGCCATGCAGCTGGCCATCGACGCCTTCGGCCCCATCGCCGACAACGCGGGCGGCATCGCCGAGATGAGCGAGCTTCCCAAGGAGGTGCGCGAGCGCACCGACATCCTGGACGCGGTGGGCAACACCACGGCGGCCACGGGCAAGGGCTTCGCCATCGCCTCGGCCGCGCTCACGTCGCTGGCGCTCTTCGCCGCCTTCATGGGCATCTCGGGGATCGACGTCATCGACATCTCCAACGCGCGGGTGCTGGCCGGCCTGTTCGTGGGCGCCATGATCCCGTTCATCTTCTCGTCGCTCGCCATCGCCGCGGTGGGACGCGCGGCCATGGCCATGGTGCAGGAGGTTCGCCGCCAGTTCCGCGAGATCCCCGGCATCATGGAAGGCACCGGCCAGCCGGAGTACGGCCGCTGCGTGGCCATCAGCACCCAGGCCGCCATCCGCGAGATGATCGTGCCGGGCGCCATCGCGCTCATCGTGCCGGTGATCGTGGGCTTCACCATGGGGCCCGAGGTGCTGGGCGGCCTGCTGGCGGGCGTCACCGTGTCGGGCGTGCTGATGGCGATGTTCCAGTCCAACGCCGGCGGCGCGTGGGACAACGCCAAGAAGTCGTTCGAGAAGGGCGCCACCATCGACGGCAAGGTGTACTACAAGGGGAGCAACGAGCACAAGGCCGCCGTCACCGGCGACACCGTGGGCGACCCCTTCAAGGACACCTCCGGCCCGTCGATGAACATCCTGATCAAGCTGATGTCCATCGTTTCGCTGGTCATCGCGCCGCACATCGCGGTGAGCGCGCCGGCCGGCCTGGAGGGCGAGGCCCAGGTGCGCGCGCCGGTGGAGGCGCCGGCCGTGGCCGCCGCCGTCCAGGCGCCGGTCACCCAGGCACGCTGA
- a CDS encoding dicarboxylate/amino acid:cation symporter, which translates to MAKLKRPSLTQMILLSMVIGTLVGWAFPEASQQLKPLSNIFLRMIKSIIAPIIFATLVMGIAGHGDDMKRVGRLALKSLIYFEIVTTLALFIGLAAVNLTRPGVGVVLAGADASKAQEMGQTAQGLTVGGFLEHVVPTSIVEAMTKNEVLQIVFWSILFAVALSQVRGRPKEMMLWTLEGLSEVMFKFTGIVMKYAPIGIGAAIAVTVGHSGLGILWNLGKLILTLYGALVVFGLLVLLPVALIAKVPVKRFIRAVKDPALIAFSTTSSEAALPRAMQAMEAIGVPRRIVAFVMPTGYSFNLDGTTLYLAMASVFAAQAAGIHMSFSEQMVMMLTLMLTSKGVAAVPRASLVILSGTLASFGLPLEAVALILGVDELMDMARTTVNLVGNCLATVVMARWENDFHPEAPPPDLSADEVITIAGPPEPAPA; encoded by the coding sequence ATGGCGAAACTGAAGCGTCCGTCCCTCACCCAGATGATCCTGCTGTCGATGGTCATCGGCACGCTGGTCGGGTGGGCGTTCCCTGAAGCCTCGCAGCAGCTGAAGCCGCTGTCGAACATCTTCCTGCGCATGATCAAGTCGATCATCGCGCCCATCATCTTCGCCACGCTGGTCATGGGCATCGCCGGGCACGGCGACGACATGAAGCGCGTGGGCCGCCTGGCGCTCAAGTCGCTCATCTACTTCGAGATCGTCACCACCCTGGCGCTGTTCATCGGCCTGGCGGCGGTGAACCTCACCAGGCCGGGCGTGGGCGTGGTGCTGGCCGGCGCCGACGCCAGCAAGGCCCAGGAGATGGGGCAGACGGCGCAGGGGCTCACGGTGGGCGGGTTCCTGGAGCACGTGGTGCCCACTTCCATCGTGGAGGCGATGACCAAGAACGAGGTGCTGCAGATCGTGTTCTGGTCCATCCTCTTCGCGGTGGCGCTCTCGCAGGTGCGCGGGCGCCCCAAGGAGATGATGCTGTGGACGCTGGAGGGGCTGTCGGAGGTGATGTTCAAGTTCACCGGCATCGTGATGAAGTACGCGCCCATCGGCATCGGGGCGGCCATCGCGGTGACGGTGGGGCACAGCGGCCTGGGCATCCTGTGGAACCTGGGCAAGCTGATCCTTACGCTGTACGGCGCCCTGGTCGTCTTCGGCCTGCTGGTGCTGCTCCCCGTGGCGCTGATCGCCAAGGTGCCCGTCAAGCGCTTCATCCGGGCGGTGAAGGACCCGGCGCTGATCGCCTTCAGCACCACGTCGTCCGAGGCCGCGCTCCCGCGCGCCATGCAGGCCATGGAAGCCATCGGGGTGCCGCGGCGCATCGTGGCCTTCGTGATGCCCACGGGCTACTCGTTCAACCTGGACGGCACCACGCTGTACCTGGCGATGGCCTCGGTGTTCGCCGCCCAGGCCGCGGGCATCCACATGTCGTTCAGCGAGCAGATGGTGATGATGCTCACCCTGATGCTCACCAGCAAAGGGGTGGCGGCCGTTCCCCGCGCCTCGCTGGTGATCCTGTCGGGAACGCTGGCCAGCTTCGGGCTGCCGCTGGAGGCGGTGGCGCTGATCCTGGGGGTCGACGAGCTGATGGACATGGCGCGCACCACGGTGAACCTGGTGGGCAACTGCCTGGCGACGGTGGTGATGGCGCGCTGGGAGAACGACTTTCACCCCGAGGCGCCGCCGCCCGACCTGAGCGCCGACGAGGTGATCACCATCGCCGGGCCCCCGGAGCCAGCCCCGGCCTGA